From Herbaspirillum sp. WKF16:
CGACCACATGTCGCACTACAACGTCAACGCCAGCGTGCCCAAGACCCTGATCACCCACCTGGTGCGCTGGGTGGCCGAGTCGGCGTCGCTGGAGCTGACGCATCCGGAAGTGCTGATGCAGATCCTGGAAACCGAGATCAGCCCGGAACTGGTGCCGGGCAAGTCGGCCGGCGAGCCGGGACAGCGCACGCAGGACTTCATCGGTCCCTACGAGCTGCAGGACTTCAACCTTTACTACATCCTGCGCTACGGCTTCACGCCGGCCAAGGTGGCCTTCCTCGCGCACAGCGCCTGGCGCGACCGCGAGGCCGGGCATTGGCCCGACGGCCTGCACGGCGCCCATAACGAATACACCCTGGCCCAGATCAAGAAGAACCTAGGCATCTTCCTGTACCGCTTCTTCAAGACCAGCCAGTTCAAGCGCTCCTGCGTGCCCAACGCGCCCAAGGTCGGCTCCGGCGGCTCGCTCTCGCCGCGCGGCGACTGGCGCGCGCCCAGCGATTCGGAAGCCACGGTCTGGATGCAGGGGCTGGAGCGCGTCCCGGATTCGGAGGCCTGATCGCACCGCACTCGCCGGCGCTTGAAAGCGCGCGGCGCCTGGCCGACAATAGGCGGGAACGGAAAAATCAAGCAAGCGCCATTGGATTTTTAGTTAACATAACAGTCGACATTTTCACGACATATCAAGAGAGGAATTGCCATGAAACAAGTGACCGCAGTCATCAAACCGTTCAAGCTGGATGAGGTTCGGGAGTCCCTGGCGGAAGTCGGCGTCACCGGCCTGACGGTCACCGAGGTCAAGGGCTTCGGCCGCCAGAAGGGGCACACCGAGCTCTACCGCGGCGCCGAATATGTGGTTGATTTCCTGCCCAAGGTGAAGATCGAGGTGGTGGTGGACGACAAGGTGGTGGAGCAGGCGGTGGACGCCATCATCAAGGCCGCGCGCACCGGCAAGATCGGCGACGGCAAGATCTTCGTGCAGGAAGTCGAGCAGGTGATCCGCATCCGCACCGGCGAAACCGGCGCCGACGCGGTCTGATCGACACCGCATCCCATCGCTTCACCGAACCGGCCGCTGGCCGGTTTTTTCTTGCCTGTGCCATTCATCCGTCGCTTCCATCCGCGCCTCGCTGCCTCGCCGTCTCGCTGTCACTCTCGCCTGTTCCAGATTGACACAGGCAGTGACAACCTGGCGCAGCCGCGCGCGCCCACCGCCGGCGCGCAAGCCCGTACGGCGCGGCTGCGCGGGCGGCCGGCCGATGCCGGCGCACTGGCACGGCGCTTGCCCCCATCTGCAGGGATCCCCGGCCGGCCAGGACATGACGGCCGGGTGTTCATTTCCATAATTATCGGAGGCGACAATGAATCTGGCAGACATCAGCAAGCTCGGCGTGAAGGATCCCTTCAAGCAACGCTACGACAATTTCATCGGCGGCAAATTCGTGCCGCCGGTCAAGGGCGAATACTTCGAGAACATCAGCCCGGTGATCGGCCGCGCCTTCTGCGAAGTGGCGCGCTCCTCGGCCGAAGACATCGAACTGGCGCTGGACGCCGCCCACGCCGCCAAGAAGGCCTGGGGCAAGACCTCGCCCACCGATCGCGCCAACATGCTGCTCAAGATCGCCGATCGCATGGAGGCCAACCTGGAGCTGCTGGCCACCGCCGAGACACTGGACAACGGCAAGCCCATCCGTGAAACCATGGCCGCCGACATCCCCCTGGCGATCGACCATTTCCGTTACTTCGCCGCCGCCATCCGTACCCAGGAAGGCGGCATCTCGGCCATCGACAACGACACCTACGCCTACCACTTCCACGAACCGCTGGGCGTGGTCGGCCAGATCATCCCGTGGAACTTCCCGATCCTGATGGCGGTGTGGAAGCTGGCGCCGGCGCTGGCCGCCGGCAACTGCGTGGTGCTGAAGCCGGCCGAGCAGACCCCGGCATCGATCATGGTGCTGCTGGAGCTGATCGCCGACCTGGTGCCGCCGGGCGTGCTCAACGTGGTGCAGGGCTTCGGCGTGGAAGCAGGCAAGCCGCTGGCCTCCAACAAGCGCATCGCCAAGATCGCCTTCACCGGCGAGACCACCACCGGCCGCCTGATCATGCAGTACGCCTCGCAGAACCTGATCCCGGTGACGCTGGAGTTGGGCGGCAAGTCGCCCAACATCTTCTTCGCCGATGTGATGGAGAAAGACGACGAATTCTTCGACAAGGCGCTGGAAGGATTCGCCATGTTCGCGTTGAACCAGGGCGAGGTCTGCACCTGCCCCTCGCGCGTGCTGGTGCAGGAATCGATCTACGAGCGCTTCATCGAGCGCGCCTTGAAGCGCGTGGCCGCCATCAGGCAGGGCAACCCGCTCGACAAGGGCACCATGATCGGCGCCCAGGCCTCGCAGGAGCAACTGGAGAAGATCCTCTCGTATATCGACATCGGCAAGCAGGAGGGCGCCAAGGTGCTGGCCGGCGGCGGCCGCGAGGAGCTGGGCGGCGACCTGGGCGGCGGCTATTACGTCAAGCCCACGGTCTTCGAGGGCAACAACAAGATGCGCATCTTCCAGGAAGAGATCTTCGGCCCGGTGGTCTCGGTCACCACCTTCAAGGACGAGGAAGAGGCGCTGGCCATCGCCAACGACACGTTGTACGGCCTGGGCGCCGGGCTGTGGACGCGCGACGGCACGCGCGCCTTCCGCATGGGGCGCGAGATCCAGGCCGGCCGCGTGTGGACCAACTGCTACCACCTGTACCCGGCGCATGCCGCGTTCGGTGGCTACAAGCAATCCGGCATCGGCCGCGAGAATCACAAGATGATGCTCGACCACTACCAGCAAACCAAGAACCTGCTGGTGAGCTACAGCCCCAAGGCGCTCGGGTTCTTCTGATCCGTTACGGCGGCGCCGGCCACGATGGCGGCCGGCGCCGTTTTTCAGTTGACGGGCAAAAAGGGCGAAGGGAGACGGCAATGAATGCACCGCAACGGGTGGTCGCCACCGAGGCGACGCTGGCGCTGCTGCGCCAGTTGAAGGGCCGCCACGGCGACCTGATCTTTTTCCAGTCGGGCGGCTGTTGCGACGGCAGCGCGCCGATGTGCTACCAGGCCGGCGAATTCCAGCTGGGCGACACCGACGTGCATTTGGGTGAGATCGACGGCGTGCCGTTCTACATGGGCGCCGACCAGTTCGAGTATTGGAAGCACACCCAACTGATCATCGACGTGGTCAACGGCAACGGCGGCATGTTCTCGCTGGAGAACGGCAGCGGCAAGCGCTTCCTGACGCGCTCGCGGTTGTTCTCCGACGACGAGTACGAGGCGCTGCCGCAGACGGCGCCGCACTGAGGCGGTGGCCGGGTTCAGGCGCGCAGCCGCAGCCTGCGGTAGATGGTGTTGCGCGACACGCCCAGCGCGCGGGCGGCGGCGCTGACGTTGCCGCCGTGCGCGCGCAACGCGTGTTCGATGGCGCTCCATTCGCTGTCCTGCAATGAGACGGCGGGCGCGGCATCCAGGGGCGCGGGCGGGGCGCCGGCTTCTTCCAGGAAATCGTCGGGCAGGTGGCGCAGGCCGATGCTGTCTTCGCCCGCGGCCATGGCCAGCGCGGTGCGCACCAGGTTGGCCAGCTGGCGCAGGTTGCCCGGCCACGGATGCGCCAGCAGCAACTGGCTGGCCGGCAGGTCGAACGGCGGCGCCCCGGGGCCGCCTTCGCGCGCCAGCATCAGCGCGGCCAGGCGGGCCAGGTCGCTGCGTTCGCGCAGCGCCGGCAATTTCACTTGCAGGCCGTTGATGCGGTAGTAGAGGTCTTCGCGGAAGGCGTGGCGCGCGGCCATCTCGCGCAGCGGCTGGTTGGTGGCGCACACCAGCGAGAAATCCACCGGGATCACGCGGCCACTGCCCAAGGGCGTCACCGCGCGCTCCTGCAGCACGCGCAGCAAGCGGCCCTGCAGCGCCAGCGGCATGTCGCCGATCTCATCCAGAAACAGCGTGCCGCCCTGGGCCTGCGCGATCTTGCCCTGCGCGCCCTTGCGCCGCGCGCCGGTGAAGGCGCCATCCTCATAGCCGAACAGCTCGGCCTCGATCAGGTTTTCAGGGATCGCCGAACAATTGAGCGCGACAAACGGTGCGCCCGCGCCATGCGCGCCGTCACGGTGAATGGCCTGGGCCAGCCACTCCTTGCCGGTGCCGGTCTCGCCGGTGATGAGGATGGGAATGTCGCGGCCGATCACCTTGCGCAGCTTGGCGATGACGGCGCGCATGGCGTCGTCTCCGGTATCGAGCGCCTGCAGGGCGTCGCCGCCGGGCGCCGCGCGTGGCGTCGCCGGGAGCGGAGTGGGCGGCGCGGCGGCTACGGCGTCGCGCGCGTTCTGGAAATGCTGCTCGCGCAGCCGCATCTCGGCGCGCGCATGGATCTGGATGCCGCTGTGCAGATGGAGCGCCATCAGGCCTGGCGCGGCCTTGCGGTAGTGCTCGAACAGCGCCGAGACCGGCGCGCCGAACAGCGAGCCGAAGGTATGCGACTGCAGCGCCGCCAGCGGCAGGCCGAGCTGGAACAGCGCGCTGCGGTTGGCCGCCAGGAAGCGCCCGCCCGGCGCGAAGGTAGCGATGCCCTCGACCAGCGTGCCGACGAATTCCGGGCGGCTGTGGAAGTGCAGGGTGATGCAATCGGGGAAGCTGCCGGCCAGCAGCTGGTTCTCGATCATCTGCGCCGACATGCGCACCAGCGCCAGGGTGTGCTTGTGGAAGCCGCCGCATTCGCCCGAGACGTCTAGCACGCCCAGCACCTGGCCGCGATGGTCGAAGATGGGCGCGGCCGAACAGGTCAGGAAGCGGTTGGCGTCGAGGTAGTGCTCCTGCGCGTGCACGATGGTGGGCTTCTGCTCGAACAGCGCCGTGCCGATGGCGTTGGTGCCGCGCAGCTGTTCCGACCAGCGGCCGCCTGCGCCCAGCGCCACGCGGTCGGCCTTGGCCAGGAAGTCGCTGTCGCCCAGCGTGTGGACGATGGTGCCCTCGGCGTCCGACAGGATCACCATGCTGTGGGTATTGCGGATCTGGTCGTAGAGCGTCTCCATGACCGGCTTGGCATGGCTGGAGAGCGCCTGGCTCGATTGCAGCGCCAGCGCCAGGTCCGCGCGCGAGAGCGTGGACAGGTCGGGGCGCTGGGCGCGCGTGAGGCCGTAGGAGGAGCTGCGCTGGTGCGAACGTTCGATGACGTGCAGGTCGAGCGCGCCGTCGGCCGCCGCCTGCACCACGGGGCCATGGGACAGCGCCGCGCCGGCGCCGCCTGGCCGGTTTTCCCGGTATTGCATCGTTGTCTCCTTGGAACGTAGGAACCCGACGGTTCTTTGTTCCCCCTGTCCGATTTTTTGTATTCGGTACTGTGCGTCCAAGCATAACCGATTAATCCGCACGCTACCGGCATGGTCGCGCGCGATGTTGGCAGGGCGGCAAGGGAAAATTGAAACAGGGTTTGCAGGCGCCGGCTGGGGCGGGCAAAATACTGTTTATATATACAGTAATCATCCACTCCGCCATGTCCAGCTCATCGCGTTTCCCCAGGTTTCCAGAAGGCATCGCCGCGCCTTTCCCCAAGCAGCCCAAGCCGCCTTCGGACGACGACGCCACGCTCACGACCGAGACCTACATCCATCGCCAGCAGGCCCCCCTCAAGGGCCGCGGCGCCGTCACCAACCTGCGCGGACGCTACGATTCGGTCAGCCGCGAGGAGTTCGACGACGGCTGGCAGGCGCTGCGGTTCGCGCCGTCCGCGCCGTCCGAAGGCGAGGACGCCGCGGCGCCGGAAGCGGAAGAGCCTGCCAGGCTCAAGACCATCGTCACCGAGGAAACCGCCAAGTCCATCCTCAGCCGCAACCGCTCGCCGGACCTGCCGTTCTCGGTCTCGCTCAATCCCTACCGGGGCTGCGAGCACGGCTGCGTCTACTGCTTCGCGCGGCCTTCGCACAGCTATCTCGGCCTGTCGCCGGGGCTGGATTTCGAAAGCCGCCTGGTGGCCAAGACCAATGCCCCGGAACTGCTGCTGCGCGAGCTGGCCAAGCCGTCCTATGAACCGGACACGATCACGGTGGGCATCAACACCGACGCCTACCAGCCCATCGAGCGCGAGCTGCGGATTACGCGCCGCGTGCTGCAGATCCTGCACGACTGCGGCAACCCGGTAGCCTTGATCACCAAGTCCGCGCTGATCGAGCGCGACATCGACCTGCTGGCGGCAATGGCGGCGAAGCGCCAGGCCATCGCCGCCGTCACCATCACCACGCTCGACCCGGCCGTCGCACGCACGCTGGAGCCGCGCGCGGCCAGCCCGGCGCGCCGCCTGCGCGTCATCAGGACGCTGGCCGAGGCCGGCATCCCGGTCAGCGTGTCGATTGCACCGGTGATTCCCTTTGTCACCGAGCCCGATCTCGAACGCGTGATGGAGGCGGCGATCGACGCCGGCGCGGGGCAGGCCGGCTACATCGTGTTGCGCCTGCCATGGGAGGTCAGCCCGCTGTTCCGGCAGTGGCTGCAGGCGCATTTCCCCGAGCGCGCCGCGCGCGTGATGAACCGCATCCAGGACATGCGCGGCGGCAAGGACTACGACGCCGATTTCGCCACCCGCATGCGCGGCGCCGGCGTCTGGGCCGACCTGCTGCAGCAGCGCTTCGAGAAGGCCAGCCAGCGCCTGGGCATCAGCCACCGCAACCGCGCCTTCGCCACGCTCGACGCCAGCCAGTTCCGGCGGCCGCTGCTGGCGCCGGCGCCGCGCGAGCAGCGGCAGCGCAACGCGGGGCAGCTGGACCTGTTCTGAGGCTGGAACGAGCCCAAGAGCAGCTCAAACGGTCATCTTGAACAGGACCAGCAGCAACAGGCCCATGTAGGCGCCGACGCGCATGCGCTCCGGCATGCTCCCGGCCAGGGGCCTCGCCAGGCGCATGCCGGCCAGCGCGGCAACGGCCAGCAAGGCGGCCGCGCTGAGGTCGACGTGGCCGACATGCCATGCGCCCGCTTCCGCGCCGCGCAGGCCGGCGGCGGCGAGGTAGACCGCGCAGGCCGCCAGCGCCGCGCTGGCCGCCAGCAGTTGGGACAACGCCGAGGCGCACTCGGCGTCATGGCCGCCGCGCCGCATCAGCGGCACGGTCATGGCGCCGCCGCCCACACCGGCGCCGGCCGACAGCGAGCCCGCGGCCAGCACCGCGCAGGCATTGAGCAAGAGCGGCAGGCGGCGCGGCACGGAGGGCGGCAGGATGCCATGCGCGGGGCCGGTTTTCTCCATGCGATCGAAGCGCAGCGCGCAATCGGCAATCAGCGCCGACAGGTACAGCACGTACAGCAGCCGCAGCCGGAACGGCGAGCAGGCGAGCGCCGCCAGCGCGCCGGCCAGCGCGCCGGTGGCGGCATACAGGCACAGCGGCCAGCACTTGCGCAGGGAGATCCGTCGCGCGCTCAGATAAGGCCGGCAGGCTGCGGCGGCGGTGATGGCCAGCACGCAGGCCGAGGTGCCGACCGCGACGTGCATGGCCATGCGGTGCAGGGCGCTGCCTGCGGGATACAGCGCCGTCAGGCTGCAATACATCAGCGGCACCACCACCGTGCCGCTGCCGGTGCGCAGCAGCGAAATGGCGCAGCCGGACAGCAGGCCGAAGGCGGCGAGGGCGAGGTAGAAGTTCATGGCGGCGTGCTCGTGATGGCGGGCGGATGGGGGCACGATAGGCCGCACCGGTTTGACTGGCTTTCGATGTCGGGACAATAATGTTCGAATTTCCGCCAAGCTCCTCGATTTCACCGAACAGATGACAGACCGGATCCCATTGCCCATCGATCGCATCGACGCCGTGCCGCGCGCCGTGGTCGCCGCCGGCGCCGCGTACGCCGACGGCACGCTGCTGCCCTGGCACAGCCACCGGCGCGCGCAGCTGCTGTACGGCGCCAGCGGCCTGATGCAGGTGGCCACCGGGGACGGCGCCTGGGTGGTGCCGCAACAGCACGCGGTATGGATCCCGGCCGGCAAGGTCCATCGCAGCAGGATGCTGCTGGGCGTGACCACGCGCAGCGCCTACATCGAGCCGCATGCGTCGCCGCGCGCGGGGGACGCCTGCCAGGTGCTGGAGGTGAGCCCCTTGCTGCGCCAGCTGCTGATCGAGTCGGCGCAGATGAACCAGCATTATCCCGAGGACGGTCGCGACGGCACGCTGATGCGCCTGCTGCTGCACGAGATCGGCCGCGCGCGCGAACTGCCCATGCATATCCCGTTGCCGCGCGACGCAGCGCTGGCCGAACTGTGCCGCGGCTTCATGCTGGCGCCGGGAATACAGTCGCGCCCGGGCGACTGGGCGCGCCGGCTGCACATGAGCGAACGCACCTTCGGGCGGCGTTTTCGCGAGCAGACGGGGATGGGATTCCAGGAATGGCGCCAGCGCGCCTGCGTGGTGCTGGCGGTATCGCGCCTGGCGGCGGGGGAGGCGGTGACGCGCATCGCGCTGGATTTCGGCTACGAGCGTCCGGCGGCGTTTTCGACGATGTTCAGGAAACTGGCCGGCTATCCGCCATCGGCGCATGCCGGCAGCCGCTCGGGCAAGGGCCTGGGGACGCCGGCCTCAGCCTGAGGCGCGTTCGCTGGACTTGAGCAGCACCACCAGCGCGCCGGCGCCGCCGTCGGCCGCGCGCGCCTGGCAGAAGGCCATCACCTCATCCTTTTGCGCCAGCCAGTTGCGCACCTTGTGCTTGAGCACCGGCTCCTTGTTGACCGAACCCAGTCCCTTGCCGTGGATCACGCGCACGCAGCGGATGCCGCGCTTGCGCGATTGGCGCAGGAACTCGCCCAGCGCCTCGCGCGCCTGGTCGCGCCGGTAGCCGTGCAAGTCGAGCTGGGCCTGGATCACCCAGTTGCCGCGGCGCAGTTTGGAGAGCACGTCGGGACCGACGCCGGGACGGGCGAAGCTGAGGTTCTCGTCGCTGTCCATGAGCGTGTCGACGGTGAATTCGTCGGACAGCGATTCCAGCAGCGCGGCCTGCTCGTCGGCCAGGTGGTGGCGGGCGATGGGCAGGGGCTGTTCGGGGAGGTGGAGGGCCTTGTCGATGGCCTTGGCGCGCAGCGGCGCGACCTGGCCGATGCTGCTGCGGAAGATGTCGGCCTCGGCCCGTTGCCGCGCTTCGTTGCGCAGGCGTTCAGCCTCGGCTTCGGCGCGCGCCTTTTCCTGCGCCTGCAAATCCTTGCGCAGCCCCTTGAGTGCGGAAAAATCCTTGATCGTTGCCATGATGCGCCTGCATTAACTCCCCAGCCGCTTACTTTATCAGAAGCCGGGCAAGACGCGTTTGCAGTTCAGCTGCAGCTCAGCCGCAGCTCAGCTTGATGATGACCTTGCCGGGATCGGTGTGGATGTTCAGCCGCCTGGCGTTGAAGTCCATGGTGGCGATGGAGTCGGGCTTGAGCACCCGCACGTCCTGGGCGCCGGACTCCCGCATGGCCAGGCGCTCGATGTAGCCGCTGACGTTTTCGCCGATCAGGTGGTCGACCCGGGAGGCGTCGCAGTCGCCGGGCGCGGCGCCGGCCTGGCCCGGTTCGCGGGCGGCGCTGCATGCGGCCAGCACGCCGCCCAGGGCGAGCAGGCAAAGCAGCACATTGGTGGTGGTGCGGGAGCGGGGCACGGTTCTTCCTTGGATAATTGTCGTTGACGAACCTGCAACAAAAAAGCCGGCGGCGATTGTCTCGCCACCGGCTTTTTGATGAAACATCGCGCCGCGAGTTCTCGCAGCGCACAAATTTTTATTCCAGGCCTTCCAGGTAACGCTGGGCGTCGAGCGCGGCCATGCAGCCGGTGCCGGCGCTGGTGATGGCCTGCCGATAGATGTGATCCTGCACGTCGCCGGCGGCGAACACGCCGTCGATGCTGGTGGCGGTGGCGAAACCTTCGGTCCCGGCGCGGGTCTTGAGGTAGCCGTTCTGCATGTTCAGCTGGCCCTCGAAGATGCTGGTGTTGGGCTTGTGGCCGATGGCGATGAACAGGCCGTGCACCGGGATCTCGGTGATGGCGCCGTCCTGGGTCGACTTGATCCGGATGCCGGTCACGCCGCTGTCGTCGCCGATCACCTCATCCAGGGTGTTGTGCCACTGGATGGCGATCTTGCCCTCGGTGACCTTGTGCAGCAGGCGGTCGATCAGGATCGGCTCGGCGCGGAACTTGTCGCGGCGGTGGATGATCGTGACCTTGCTGGCGATGTTGGAGAGATACAGGGCTTCCTCGACGGCGGTGTTGCCGCCGCCCACCACGGCCACTTCGCGGCCGCGATAGAAGAAGCCGTCGCAGGTGGCGCAGGCCGACACGCCGCGGCCCATGAAGGCCTGTTCCGACGGCAGGCCCAGGTACTGGGCCGAGGCGCCGGTGGCGATGATCAGGGCGTCGGCGGTGTATTCGCCGCTGTCGCCGATCAGGCGGAACGGGCGCTCCGACAGCTTGGTGGTGTGGATGTGGTCGAAGATGATCTCGGTCTTGAAACGCTCGGCGTGCTGCAGCAGGCGCTGCATCAGTTCCGGGCCTTGCACGCCCAGCGGATCGCCCGGCCAGTTCTCGACGTCGGTGGTGGTCATCAGCTGGCCGCCTTGCTCGACGCCGGTGATCAGCACCGGGTTCAGGTTGGCGCGGGCGGCGTAGACCGCGGCGCTGTAGCCGGCGGGGCCGGAACCGAGAATCAGGACCTTGGCGTGTTTGGGCGTGCTCATAGGATACTCTTCGTGTGTTTGGGGGACTTCCGCATAGCTTGAGGCAAGTCCCGGGATTTCAATTCGTGGCGGCCGCAGGGGGCGCTCGGGCGCATCCGCGCCTTCATATTTCTGCGCTGCAAAACGGGTAAGATTATAGACGAAGGCCCCCTCTCGGGCCGATGGAATTACGCTATCCATCCAATAGCCCGGCAGTGCCGCGGGCTTGTCCGGAAGACAAGGCGGGCGGCGGCATATTCGATGTTGCCGACCCGCAAAATGCCAAAGCGCCAATGCAATGCCGTTACAATGGCGGCTACGTTTTTTTAGTACGGAAGTTATGTCGAAGACGAGTCAAGCCCACATCCGCAACACCAAGGCGCCGGCGCCGCCGATGCCCAACCGCCTGGTGCGGCTGATTTCCGAAGCGCGCTGGCTGGCCCTGACCGCGCTCCTGGTCTACCTGGCCTTGATTCTCGTGACCTATTCCAAG
This genomic window contains:
- a CDS encoding DUF779 domain-containing protein, giving the protein MNAPQRVVATEATLALLRQLKGRHGDLIFFQSGGCCDGSAPMCYQAGEFQLGDTDVHLGEIDGVPFYMGADQFEYWKHTQLIIDVVNGNGGMFSLENGSGKRFLTRSRLFSDDEYEALPQTAPH
- a CDS encoding P-II family nitrogen regulator; the protein is MKQVTAVIKPFKLDEVRESLAEVGVTGLTVTEVKGFGRQKGHTELYRGAEYVVDFLPKVKIEVVVDDKVVEQAVDAIIKAARTGKIGDGKIFVQEVEQVIRIRTGETGADAV
- the trxB gene encoding thioredoxin-disulfide reductase; amino-acid sequence: MSTPKHAKVLILGSGPAGYSAAVYAARANLNPVLITGVEQGGQLMTTTDVENWPGDPLGVQGPELMQRLLQHAERFKTEIIFDHIHTTKLSERPFRLIGDSGEYTADALIIATGASAQYLGLPSEQAFMGRGVSACATCDGFFYRGREVAVVGGGNTAVEEALYLSNIASKVTIIHRRDKFRAEPILIDRLLHKVTEGKIAIQWHNTLDEVIGDDSGVTGIRIKSTQDGAITEIPVHGLFIAIGHKPNTSIFEGQLNMQNGYLKTRAGTEGFATATSIDGVFAAGDVQDHIYRQAITSAGTGCMAALDAQRYLEGLE
- the adh gene encoding aldehyde dehydrogenase, translating into MNLADISKLGVKDPFKQRYDNFIGGKFVPPVKGEYFENISPVIGRAFCEVARSSAEDIELALDAAHAAKKAWGKTSPTDRANMLLKIADRMEANLELLATAETLDNGKPIRETMAADIPLAIDHFRYFAAAIRTQEGGISAIDNDTYAYHFHEPLGVVGQIIPWNFPILMAVWKLAPALAAGNCVVLKPAEQTPASIMVLLELIADLVPPGVLNVVQGFGVEAGKPLASNKRIAKIAFTGETTTGRLIMQYASQNLIPVTLELGGKSPNIFFADVMEKDDEFFDKALEGFAMFALNQGEVCTCPSRVLVQESIYERFIERALKRVAAIRQGNPLDKGTMIGAQASQEQLEKILSYIDIGKQEGAKVLAGGGREELGGDLGGGYYVKPTVFEGNNKMRIFQEEIFGPVVSVTTFKDEEEALAIANDTLYGLGAGLWTRDGTRAFRMGREIQAGRVWTNCYHLYPAHAAFGGYKQSGIGRENHKMMLDHYQQTKNLLVSYSPKALGFF
- a CDS encoding PA0069 family radical SAM protein — its product is MSSSSRFPRFPEGIAAPFPKQPKPPSDDDATLTTETYIHRQQAPLKGRGAVTNLRGRYDSVSREEFDDGWQALRFAPSAPSEGEDAAAPEAEEPARLKTIVTEETAKSILSRNRSPDLPFSVSLNPYRGCEHGCVYCFARPSHSYLGLSPGLDFESRLVAKTNAPELLLRELAKPSYEPDTITVGINTDAYQPIERELRITRRVLQILHDCGNPVALITKSALIERDIDLLAAMAAKRQAIAAVTITTLDPAVARTLEPRAASPARRLRVIRTLAEAGIPVSVSIAPVIPFVTEPDLERVMEAAIDAGAGQAGYIVLRLPWEVSPLFRQWLQAHFPERAARVMNRIQDMRGGKDYDADFATRMRGAGVWADLLQQRFEKASQRLGISHRNRAFATLDASQFRRPLLAPAPREQRQRNAGQLDLF
- a CDS encoding TSUP family transporter → MNFYLALAAFGLLSGCAISLLRTGSGTVVVPLMYCSLTALYPAGSALHRMAMHVAVGTSACVLAITAAAACRPYLSARRISLRKCWPLCLYAATGALAGALAALACSPFRLRLLYVLYLSALIADCALRFDRMEKTGPAHGILPPSVPRRLPLLLNACAVLAAGSLSAGAGVGGGAMTVPLMRRGGHDAECASALSQLLAASAALAACAVYLAAAGLRGAEAGAWHVGHVDLSAAALLAVAALAGMRLARPLAGSMPERMRVGAYMGLLLLVLFKMTV
- a CDS encoding AraC family transcriptional regulator; amino-acid sequence: MTDRIPLPIDRIDAVPRAVVAAGAAYADGTLLPWHSHRRAQLLYGASGLMQVATGDGAWVVPQQHAVWIPAGKVHRSRMLLGVTTRSAYIEPHASPRAGDACQVLEVSPLLRQLLIESAQMNQHYPEDGRDGTLMRLLLHEIGRARELPMHIPLPRDAALAELCRGFMLAPGIQSRPGDWARRLHMSERTFGRRFREQTGMGFQEWRQRACVVLAVSRLAAGEAVTRIALDFGYERPAAFSTMFRKLAGYPPSAHAGSRSGKGLGTPASA
- a CDS encoding sigma-54-dependent Fis family transcriptional regulator — protein: MQYRENRPGGAGAALSHGPVVQAAADGALDLHVIERSHQRSSSYGLTRAQRPDLSTLSRADLALALQSSQALSSHAKPVMETLYDQIRNTHSMVILSDAEGTIVHTLGDSDFLAKADRVALGAGGRWSEQLRGTNAIGTALFEQKPTIVHAQEHYLDANRFLTCSAAPIFDHRGQVLGVLDVSGECGGFHKHTLALVRMSAQMIENQLLAGSFPDCITLHFHSRPEFVGTLVEGIATFAPGGRFLAANRSALFQLGLPLAALQSHTFGSLFGAPVSALFEHYRKAAPGLMALHLHSGIQIHARAEMRLREQHFQNARDAVAAAPPTPLPATPRAAPGGDALQALDTGDDAMRAVIAKLRKVIGRDIPILITGETGTGKEWLAQAIHRDGAHGAGAPFVALNCSAIPENLIEAELFGYEDGAFTGARRKGAQGKIAQAQGGTLFLDEIGDMPLALQGRLLRVLQERAVTPLGSGRVIPVDFSLVCATNQPLREMAARHAFREDLYYRINGLQVKLPALRERSDLARLAALMLAREGGPGAPPFDLPASQLLLAHPWPGNLRQLANLVRTALAMAAGEDSIGLRHLPDDFLEEAGAPPAPLDAAPAVSLQDSEWSAIEHALRAHGGNVSAAARALGVSRNTIYRRLRLRA
- a CDS encoding Smr/MutS family protein — translated: MATIKDFSALKGLRKDLQAQEKARAEAEAERLRNEARQRAEADIFRSSIGQVAPLRAKAIDKALHLPEQPLPIARHHLADEQAALLESLSDEFTVDTLMDSDENLSFARPGVGPDVLSKLRRGNWVIQAQLDLHGYRRDQAREALGEFLRQSRKRGIRCVRVIHGKGLGSVNKEPVLKHKVRNWLAQKDEVMAFCQARAADGGAGALVVLLKSSERASG
- a CDS encoding I78 family peptidase inhibitor; this encodes MPRSRTTTNVLLCLLALGGVLAACSAAREPGQAGAAPGDCDASRVDHLIGENVSGYIERLAMRESGAQDVRVLKPDSIATMDFNARRLNIHTDPGKVIIKLSCG